In one Methanomassiliicoccales archaeon genomic region, the following are encoded:
- a CDS encoding urocanate hydratase, which yields MSKTSPPSVQLNSLLPPDPTFDPQYRRAPRRALDLTEKEIILAVENVLRYVPSSLHRTLAPELLNELLTYGRIYGYRYRPAGAIFGRSIDEYKGIPEARAIQVMIDNNLDFEVALYPYELVTYGETGQVCQNWMQYRLIKKYLEVMKEDQTLVVMSGHPLGLFPSKRDAPRVISTNGLMVGMFDNPLEFQKAQALGVSNYGQMTAGGWMYIGPQGIVHGTYLTLLNAARKYLSIEQSGNLAGIVYLSSGLGGMSGAQAKAIEIAGGIGIIAEVDRSRIETRKEQGWLGRVSDNLDEVFSWVEELREEKKGISIGFHGNVVDLWQYVADHHIRIELASDQTSCHAVYEGGYTPVGVEFEEGRQLLRSDPKRFRELVDSSLLRQYELIKIMREQGTKFWDYGNSFLKAVYDAGARDIAIDGDPKNGFILPSYVEDIIGPICFDYGYGPFRWVCLSRDPEDLDKTDVAARDIVHEIWQGRKERRGQDYDNYVWLRDAKSNQLVVGTQARILYADALARVRIAKKFNDMVREKKIGPVMLGRDHHDVSGTDSPFRETANIKDGSNIMAEMSHQSWAGNIARGMTMTVLSNGGGVGTGKAINGGFGLLLDGSERVEGILSSALDWDVNCGIARRAWARNPNAIDTAKEWNRTHEGHITMPFIPEKGLVERLVSDRTNKKRK from the coding sequence ATGAGCAAAACTTCCCCGCCCTCGGTCCAATTGAACAGTCTCCTTCCTCCAGATCCGACCTTCGACCCTCAGTACCGCCGAGCTCCCAGGCGTGCGCTCGATCTGACGGAAAAGGAGATCATCCTAGCCGTGGAGAATGTCCTTCGCTACGTCCCCAGCTCACTGCACCGCACCCTCGCTCCCGAGTTGCTGAATGAGCTGCTTACCTACGGAAGGATCTACGGATACCGCTATCGCCCAGCTGGCGCCATCTTTGGCAGGTCGATTGACGAATACAAAGGCATCCCGGAGGCCAGGGCCATCCAGGTCATGATAGACAACAACCTGGATTTCGAGGTCGCCCTCTATCCCTATGAGCTGGTCACGTACGGCGAAACGGGCCAGGTCTGCCAGAACTGGATGCAGTACCGCCTGATCAAGAAGTATCTGGAGGTCATGAAGGAGGATCAGACGTTGGTCGTCATGTCCGGACATCCTCTAGGGCTCTTCCCCTCGAAGCGGGACGCCCCCCGGGTCATCTCCACCAACGGCCTGATGGTGGGGATGTTCGACAACCCTTTAGAATTCCAGAAAGCTCAAGCGCTCGGCGTCAGCAACTACGGCCAGATGACCGCCGGAGGTTGGATGTACATCGGCCCCCAGGGCATCGTGCACGGCACGTACCTCACTCTTCTGAATGCAGCCCGGAAGTACCTGAGCATCGAGCAGAGCGGCAACCTGGCCGGGATCGTCTACCTGAGCTCCGGGCTTGGGGGCATGAGCGGCGCTCAGGCCAAGGCCATCGAGATCGCCGGCGGCATCGGCATCATTGCGGAAGTGGACCGCTCTCGCATCGAGACCAGGAAAGAGCAAGGATGGCTCGGCCGCGTCTCCGACAATCTGGACGAGGTCTTCTCCTGGGTGGAGGAGCTTCGAGAAGAGAAGAAAGGCATCTCCATCGGCTTCCACGGTAACGTGGTCGATCTGTGGCAATACGTGGCAGATCACCACATCCGCATCGAACTGGCCTCCGATCAGACCTCCTGCCACGCCGTCTACGAGGGCGGATACACCCCCGTAGGCGTGGAATTCGAGGAAGGAAGGCAACTACTCAGAAGCGACCCAAAGAGATTCAGAGAGCTGGTGGATAGCTCTCTCCTCCGCCAATATGAGCTGATAAAGATCATGCGGGAGCAGGGAACGAAGTTCTGGGACTACGGCAACTCGTTCTTGAAGGCCGTTTATGACGCAGGTGCCAGGGACATAGCCATCGACGGCGATCCGAAGAACGGCTTCATCCTTCCCTCCTACGTGGAGGACATCATCGGACCGATCTGCTTCGACTACGGCTACGGCCCGTTCCGCTGGGTGTGCCTGAGCCGAGATCCGGAGGACCTGGACAAGACCGATGTCGCGGCCCGAGACATCGTCCACGAGATCTGGCAAGGAAGGAAGGAAAGGAGAGGGCAGGACTACGACAATTACGTCTGGCTGCGCGACGCCAAATCCAACCAACTGGTGGTCGGCACTCAAGCCAGAATACTCTACGCCGATGCTTTGGCGAGAGTTCGTATCGCAAAGAAGTTCAACGACATGGTCCGCGAGAAGAAGATAGGGCCGGTCATGCTCGGTCGCGATCACCACGACGTCAGCGGCACCGACAGCCCGTTTCGCGAGACCGCGAACATCAAGGATGGCAGCAACATCATGGCGGAGATGAGCCACCAGTCCTGGGCCGGGAACATCGCTCGAGGCATGACCATGACCGTGCTCTCCAATGGGGGTGGGGTCGGCACCGGCAAAGCCATCAACGGCGGCTTCGGCCTCCTGCTCGATGGCAGCGAGAGGGTCGAGGGCATACTATCCTCCGCTCTCGATTGGGACGTGAACT